The Polaribacter sp. MED152 region ATGATATTCGATATTACTTATGGTTTAGAAGAAAAGTATTTAAGGCATATCCTTATGCAATTTTAGCATCAAAAAGATTAGACTCTTTAAATGTTAGGTTAAGTAAAATAAAATCGAAACGTAAAAAAAGAAAATACACTAGACAAGTTCAAAAGTATATTGAAGGTGAATTTACAGATCAAATTAAAAAAATGACAAAAACTGAAGGTCGTATTTTAATTAAATTGATTCATCGTCAAACAGGAGAAACCGCTTTTAACAATATAAAAGAGTTAAGAAGTGGGTGGAAAGCATTTTGGTACAACACAACAGCCAACCTTTTTAAACTTTCTTTAAAGGATGAATATGATCCAGAAAATGTAAATGAAGA contains the following coding sequences:
- a CDS encoding DUF4294 domain-containing protein; translated protein: MKKILYIYIMCVSIAAFCQKKEVLDSLPNNIEDYIFVKPGDSITINLNEITLLPKQKFKSKDDIRYYLWFRRKVFKAYPYAILASKRLDSLNVRLSKIKSKRKKRKYTRQVQKYIEGEFTDQIKKMTKTEGRILIKLIHRQTGETAFNNIKELRSGWKAFWYNTTANLFKLSLKDEYDPENVNEDYLIEDILQRAFRDGTLESQKTKLEFDFSDIILKNKAEINVEKYRVMFSKMKKKKK